One Nocardia sp. NBC_01327 genomic window carries:
- a CDS encoding class I SAM-dependent methyltransferase — MRIGEAKAALMAGFARQLALPSGATGLAVTQLLNVANRKLMDGAAAALAARPGDMVADIGFGGGHGLRALLEQVGPTGTVYGIDLSPTVIAQARKVFHKPIGEGRLKLHHGPMDELPLPDACLAGVTTVNTVYYIEDEPLAASLEEVARVLKSGGRLVLGAADPAYQAGLPFRDGMISRAPQEISQFLEEAGFTVTDHRRIGEDDRAFHVYMGTR, encoded by the coding sequence ATGCGAATTGGCGAAGCGAAAGCCGCCCTGATGGCCGGATTTGCCCGGCAACTCGCGCTCCCCAGTGGCGCCACCGGCCTAGCGGTGACCCAGCTGTTGAACGTGGCGAACCGCAAGCTGATGGACGGCGCGGCCGCGGCCCTCGCCGCCCGGCCGGGCGATATGGTCGCCGATATCGGTTTCGGTGGTGGCCACGGGTTGCGGGCACTGCTCGAGCAGGTCGGCCCGACCGGCACCGTATACGGCATCGATCTGTCGCCGACCGTGATCGCGCAGGCGCGGAAGGTCTTCCACAAGCCCATCGGCGAGGGCCGGCTGAAACTGCACCACGGCCCGATGGACGAACTGCCGCTGCCGGATGCCTGCCTGGCCGGAGTGACCACCGTGAACACCGTCTACTACATCGAGGACGAACCACTGGCCGCGTCGCTCGAGGAGGTGGCGAGGGTCCTCAAGTCCGGTGGCCGGCTGGTCCTCGGTGCGGCCGATCCGGCTTACCAGGCTGGTCTGCCGTTTCGTGACGGCATGATCAGCCGTGCACCGCAGGAGATTTCACAGTTCCTCGAGGAAGCCGGATTCACCGTCACCGACCATCGGCGCATCGGAGAGGACGACCGCGCGTTCCACGTCTACATGGGCACCCGGTGA